In Nakamurella alba, a genomic segment contains:
- a CDS encoding nitroreductase family protein, with protein MTAPFDLSVTDELLSTTRAVRKRLDLERPVPPEVILDCLRLATQAPTGSNSQGWRFLVVTDPAKRAKLAEFYRSGGEDYLAASADVPRDEQGTRVRSSAEYLVDIIDKVPVLVIPCLLGRITDISQAAGFFGSIHPAIWSFQLALRSRGLGSVWTTFHLAHERETAALLGIPDSVTQAAMLPVAWTKGTDFRPATRRPIEEITYLDSWKHTASS; from the coding sequence ATGACCGCACCGTTCGATCTCTCCGTCACCGACGAGCTGCTCTCCACCACCCGGGCGGTGCGCAAGCGCCTGGACCTGGAGCGGCCGGTGCCGCCGGAGGTGATCCTGGACTGTCTCCGGCTGGCCACCCAGGCGCCCACCGGCAGCAACTCCCAGGGCTGGCGGTTCCTGGTGGTCACCGACCCCGCCAAGCGGGCGAAGCTGGCCGAGTTCTACCGCTCCGGCGGCGAGGACTATCTCGCCGCCTCCGCCGACGTCCCGCGAGACGAGCAGGGCACCCGGGTCCGCTCGTCCGCCGAGTACCTGGTCGACATCATCGACAAGGTGCCGGTGCTGGTCATCCCGTGCCTGCTCGGCCGGATCACCGACATCTCCCAGGCCGCAGGCTTCTTCGGGTCGATCCACCCGGCGATCTGGAGCTTCCAGCTGGCGTTGCGCTCCCGCGGGCTCGGCTCGGTCTGGACCACCTTCCACCTCGCCCACGAGCGGGAGACCGCCGCACTGCTCGGCATCCCGGACAGCGTCACCCAGGCCGCCATGCTGCCGGTCGCCTGGACGAAGGGCACCGACTTCAGGCCGGCCACCCGCCGG